AACCTCTCGCGCCCGGTCGTATGCGTCGGCCACAAAATCTTCGTCCGGGATTGCATCAGCGTGATACCGCCCGCCGTGGCGCAGAACTTCGCTGCCCAGACGGCTCTTCTCGTCGATTTCGAAAAGATAGATTGAAATATGCGCTGGCTCCAGCGCGATTGCCGAATGCAACGACGCGTCCCACGATGTTTCGGTCTGGTGCGGCAGGCCGGCAATTAAATCCACACTGATATTGGCAAACCCCTCGGTATGCGCGGCTTGAATCAAAGCACGCGTGTCGTCAGCCGAATGCAGCCTTCCGACGGGCCAGAGTTCGCCATTGTCAAAGGACTGCGCCCCAATGCTGAGACGATTGATTCCGAGTTTCAGGGCACGCTCCAGAAACTCTTTGTCTGCTGAACCCGGCGTGACTTCCAAAGTAAATTCCGCGTTCGAAGCAAAACGAAACGGTCGGCGAAGCTCTGCTATAATCCTCTCGATACGATAGCTCCCCAGGAGCGAAGGTGTTCCCCCCCCCATATAAATAGAGCCAACGGGTGTCTCGAATATATTCGACCCCATCCCAGCCGTCTGATAAATTTTCGGGAGGCTTTCAATTTCCCGGGCCAGAGCCCGGCAATAGTTGTCGTACACATTCGAGCGCGCTACCCGCGAACTGAAATTACAGAAACTGCACTTTGAGGCACAGAAAGGAATTTGGATGTAAAGACCAAGCGTTTCCATGGCTAATCTGAGACAAGCTTGACGTAGAGGTCCCGCCGTCGCGGCCCGTCAAACTCACAAAAGTATATACCCTGCCAACGTCCTAGCAGCAGGCGATGGTTTTCAATCAAAAGGGTTCTGGTGACGCCAATGAGGGTCGCCTTCAGGTGGGAGTCGCAGTTTCCGTCATCGTGGTGATAATTAGCGCCGGGAGGGGCAAGCGTCTTGAGGAAATCCGTGATGTCCTGGCGAAGCCCAGGGTCGGAGTTCTCGTTGATGAGGATCGCCGCACTCGTGTGCGGAACAAACAAGTGGCACTGCCCGCTCGAAATTCCAGATCTTTCGATCAGTTGCTCGATCTGGCTGGTCACGTCTTTAAATTCCGCGCGCGAGTGCGTCTCAACGTGAAGAGTGTAGCGTTGATTTTTTGGCTTGTCAGGAGTTGGGACCTTAGCTGCCAGTTCAGACACTATTTTCTCCTCTGCGCACTCTGCTAGCCGTTCGAGCATCAGGAAAATACAAGTTTCAGTATATCAAAGGGATTCGGAGGCATTGCGGATTGATTAATTCAAAAAGCATGGGCCGGAGCAAGGCGTCTATGAACTTTATAAACTCACGATGAAGTGGCCTGAATGATCTGCAGGAATCTGATCAAATAATCGCTCAAGCAG
The nucleotide sequence above comes from Acidobacteriota bacterium. Encoded proteins:
- the hemW gene encoding radical SAM family heme chaperone HemW, whose translation is METLGLYIQIPFCASKCSFCNFSSRVARSNVYDNYCRALAREIESLPKIYQTAGMGSNIFETPVGSIYMGGGTPSLLGSYRIERIIAELRRPFRFASNAEFTLEVTPGSADKEFLERALKLGINRLSIGAQSFDNGELWPVGRLHSADDTRALIQAAHTEGFANISVDLIAGLPHQTETSWDASLHSAIALEPAHISIYLFEIDEKSRLGSEVLRHGGRYHADAIPDEDFVADAYDRAREVLHQAGYLQYEISNFAFPGRESVHNRKYWQLKPYLGLGAGAHSSDGQFRWENATSVEEYERRLARGDSPVCEQRRLTADTQLEEFFFLGLRQLDGISLDEAEKRWGSEPIERWTQKIESLANDGWIERCNGRLRLAKRALLVSNEIFQEFIDTSPV
- a CDS encoding YjbQ family protein; translation: MLERLAECAEEKIVSELAAKVPTPDKPKNQRYTLHVETHSRAEFKDVTSQIEQLIERSGISSGQCHLFVPHTSAAILINENSDPGLRQDITDFLKTLAPPGANYHHDDGNCDSHLKATLIGVTRTLLIENHRLLLGRWQGIYFCEFDGPRRRDLYVKLVSD